A part of Solenopsis invicta isolate M01_SB chromosome 2, UNIL_Sinv_3.0, whole genome shotgun sequence genomic DNA contains:
- the LOC105203118 gene encoding uncharacterized protein LOC105203118, with protein sequence MPLRHDDKGQASIQTPRQPLVQPAILEPPGYFMSGPEVSRVGMRMPEFSPTDPELWFSIIDRSFQAAGITVDSTKFGYALTAIGPRYTAEVRDIVLNPPEERAYEILKAELIKRLSSSQEHKTRRLLEHEEIGDRKPSQFLRHLRSLAGNVVGDKVLRTIWLSRLPAHIQPHLVTRTEDSLDQVADIADTIMEATRVPPLQVAETTPSSFSRSAGQDDATSLEAKINLQLAQMRLSMQQEMAEQLTAIRKSIEAIGELERGRSHERRYTRPRSRSRSRPRAHGHATNGLCYYHWRFGPDARRCEAPCSSQQQTGNATASR encoded by the coding sequence ATGCCTCTCAGGCACGACGACAAGGGACAGGCGTCGATACAGACGCCTAGGCAACCGCTGGTGCAACCTGCGATATTAGAGCCGCCAGGATATTTTATGTCTGGACCTGAGGTGAGCCGCGTGGGCATGCGAATGCCGGAGTTTTCGCCCACGGATCCGGAATTATGGTTTAGCATCATAGACCGGAGTTTTCAAGCCGCAGGAATAACGGTCGATTCGACGAAGTTCGGGTACGCGTTGACGGCAATCGGTCCGCGTTATACCGCCGAGGTGCGAGACATCGTACTGAATCCGCCGGAGGAGCGCGCGTACGAAATATTAAAAGCAGAACTTATTAAACGCCTTAGCTCATCGCAGGAGCATAAGACGCGTCGCTTACTCGAGCACGAGGAGATCGGCGACCGCAAGCCATCACAATTTTTGCGTCATCTTCGTAGCCTCGCCGGCAACGTTGTCGGCGATAAAGTATTGCGAACGATTTGGCTGAGCCGCCTACCCGCTCATATTCAGCCGCATCTAGTGACGCGAACGGAAGATTCGCTGGATCAGGTGGCGGACATCGCGGATACGATTATGGAAGCGACGCGTGTCCCGCCGTTGCAGGTCGCGGAAACGACGCCGTCTTCATTTTCGCGCAGCGCAGGACAGGACGACGCGACATCCTTAGAAGCAAAAATTAACTTGCAATTAGCGCAGATGCGCTTATCGATGCAACAAGAGATGGCAGAGCAGCTGACGGCCATTCGAAAATCTATTGAGGCGATCGGCGAGCTCGAGCGGGGCCGTAGCCACGAGCGACGGTACACACGCCCGCGTTCGCGTTCGCGTTCTCGCCCGCGAGCTCATGGCCATGCAACCAATGGTTTATGCTACTATCATTGGCGTTTCGGCCCAGACGCCAGACGATGCGAGGCTCCATGCTCCTCACAACAGCAAACGGGAAACGCAACGGCCAGTCGTTAA